A genomic window from Silene latifolia isolate original U9 population chromosome 11, ASM4854445v1, whole genome shotgun sequence includes:
- the LOC141611210 gene encoding uncharacterized protein LOC141611210 isoform X1, producing the protein MPDAEENSHLLISILVKHLDQRNVVKQPLKQINIIHVITRLTQFAKQHASVALTGLLRHSRKCMQFSKSGADKLNEDLQSALENCIWHLSSKVHTNTSIAVRKIKRHDATTTQSSSMITTHHSRKVVLLFHFVLPHSLVRLIGCRVVLKFSVPAHLKMGNM; encoded by the exons ATGCCTGATG CAGAAGAGAACTCGCATTTGTTGATCTCTATCTTGGTGAAGCACTTGGATCAGAGAAATGTTGTCAAACAGCCTCTTAAACAGATTAATATTATTCATGTCATCACACGACTTACTCAGTTTGCAAAACAGCATGCTTCAGTTGCATTAACTGGGCTTCTTCGACATTCACGCAAGTGCATGCAATTCTCCAAGAGCGGGGCAGACAAATTAAATGAAGATCTTCAGTCAGCGTTAGAAAATTGTATATGGCACCTGTCAAGTAAG GTACACACCAATACTAGTATTGCAGTTAGGAAGATTAAAAGGCACGACGCGACGACTACCCAATCCAGTTCGATGATTACTACCCACCATTCAAGAAAAGTCGTCTTGCTGTTTCACTTTGTTCTACCTCACAGTTTAGTTCGGTTAATTGGATGTCGAGTCGTATTGAAGTTTTCTGTACCCGCCCATTTGAAAATGGGTAATATGTAA
- the LOC141611210 gene encoding protein SEMI-ROLLED LEAF 2-like isoform X2: protein MPDAEENSHLLISILVKHLDQRNVVKQPLKQINIIHVITRLTQFAKQHASVALTGLLRHSRKCMQFSKSGADKLNEDLQSALENCIWHLSSKFEVARRLDNLWMKLDKVDEMTSSTITADPQIKSILSSTLDIWMLVITATPGT, encoded by the exons ATGCCTGATG CAGAAGAGAACTCGCATTTGTTGATCTCTATCTTGGTGAAGCACTTGGATCAGAGAAATGTTGTCAAACAGCCTCTTAAACAGATTAATATTATTCATGTCATCACACGACTTACTCAGTTTGCAAAACAGCATGCTTCAGTTGCATTAACTGGGCTTCTTCGACATTCACGCAAGTGCATGCAATTCTCCAAGAGCGGGGCAGACAAATTAAATGAAGATCTTCAGTCAGCGTTAGAAAATTGTATATGGCACCTGTCAAGTAAG TTTGAAGTAGCAAGGAGATTGGATAACTTATGGATGAAGCTGGATAAAGTGGATGAGATGACATCGTCGACAATCACAGCAGATCCACAAATAAAGTCCATCTTGAGTAGTACATTAGATATATGGATGCTTGTAATTACAGCTACTCCTGGTACCTAG